The genomic stretch ACCACTTGTTAGGTAAgccttgcggagtattagtatactcagccttgcttgtggctttgttttcaggtaatgaaaTTGATGCAATGGTTGCTAATTTGACTTGTTCttgccagctccctccgggatggacggttgagtgggacacgTCCTCGATGGGTGAGGACCGTGGTGAGTGATGTCATGGGCGGCTTcaccatgatgtcatgtatcgtcGTTAGACTATCGATTATTTTCGCTGCACTTGAACTCTGAATCACTTTATGAATTGAACTCAGATTGTAATACATAAATATGGACCTCTGTGATGTTttcatctggattgttgtaatctctgggcttATCTTCGTACGAgtatttgtatgcttgtttcgatcttAAATatgtggttgtatcgggtgaaacctaACAAATTTCCATCTAGATCTAATTAATGTGTCTGATCGCATTTAAGGTGATGATTAGCACACTTAAGCCGGATTATTTTAGGTGGTTCTAGCACACAACGGTGCATGCCCCAGGGCCCCACCGATACACTACTGCCTTATGGAAGACGACGACATGGACATCGATAGGTTCGTCGCATTCACCCCCTCCCCCGCCTCAGGGCTGTCCAGTGGCCACCCACCTTCAAGGCAGCCATCAACGAGAAGTACGACGGTCGCTCTGACCCGAAGATCTGGCTGAAGACGTACTGCACCACGGTCAAGGCTGTGCATGGCACCTGCGACCAAATGGCCTCCTACTTTCCGGTGGTGATGGGAAATGCAGATCTCCTATGGCTCGAAAAACCTCCCGCgaggctgcatcgacacatgGGGACAGTTTGCTAGAGCCTTCACCCAAAACTATCATGCTACATACACTCGACCTAAAAACATGGAAAACCTCGGCCAAGTCCGCCAGCGGAAGAACGAAACTCGCAAGTACGTTAACCGCTTCTTCAACAATCGCAACACGCTTGCTGGTGTTGGAGACCGTGACATCATCTGGTACTTCCGTACCGACTAGTGATGGACCTAGAATTTTATCATAGGGTATGCTAAAAACAATCTTATGCAATTTGAACGGGGAATGGCCCGGAGAGGCCGAAAAAAAATCTCCTCCGGAAACGGCCCGGAGAGGCCATTCTGCGACAAATCCAGGGTCATGAGCTTATGAAACCTGACACCGAATCGTGGTGCACGGCTCCCGTCAGGCTGTTCATGGACAGGTCAAGAACCTGCAGCTGCTCCAGCCCGAAGAAGGATTCGGGGATCGCGCTGGCGAACCCCGACCCCTGCAGGAACAGCCACCGGAGGCTGCTCATCTCGCCGATCTCCGGTGGCAGCTCGGACTCCGTGAACTGGTTCCCGGACAGGTCGAGGAGGTGCAGGCCGGTGAGGTTGCGGAGCAGCGCCGGGTGGAGCACGCCGGAGAGCCGGTTGCCGCCGAGGTTCAGCACCTCAAGCCGGCTCCCcagcgcggcgaggccggcgggcACCTGGCCCTCGATGCTGTTGCCGCTGAGGTCGAGCGACACGAGCGCGGCGAGCTGCTCAGGGAACGGGTCCCAGAAGCCGACGGCGCTGAGTCGCGAATAGTGCCAAGTGCCCGAGAGAGATGGGCCGACGGGCGTGACACACAGAAGCTTCCTATACGcgtatccatccatccatgcctGGGCCCCAGGGTATGCCGCCCCTGGCACCGGCCAACACGTGCACCACCCTATAGTTTGAGTCATCTCCAAAACTTTAAATCTAGTGTCTATATCTTCTAAAATGCAATGAAATCTATTTTCTCCTATGTATAATTGAGGGtattattttgaaattttttagaTCTAATTTTGCAACCTCGAGGATTATTAGAGGTTGTGTGCTGGCATGGGATCAATGAGAATTACACCAAAACTGGTTGGCATGGCTGGATTTCACCTTTTTTGAACGATTGGCTAGATTTCACTTAGGTACCAGTTAATTATTACAATCATCATCAAGAAGTTTTGTTAACAAAACTAATTGTCAATATGGTATGTAGCCAGTTAACTTTGGCTAGGAACTAAAGAGTCGATGAGTTTAGCCATTCGACCATTTGAACCAAGGTGAGCTACGGTCTTTCCGTGgtgtacatgtttttttttggtacTGTACAATACAAATTAAATGGAAGCTAAGCCATAGTTCAGCTTCTCTCTCACTAAAAAAGTCAAACAAATTTGATTAGATGACCAACGTCCACCAGGAGAGAAACGAGCATTAGTCCCGATTGGGAAACCTCATATATCTCGATTCTCCCAATCAGAACTAATCATTCAGAACTAAAGGTcctggcctttagtcccgagtctttcacccgggactaaggccatatctttagtcccggttggtgatacCAACCTGGATTAAAGGGTTTTGCGTCAAAAAAATATCAGAAATTTCCTAGGAGGTGAGCATCGTCATCGACGACCCTAAAGCTTTCTACAACAATCACAAGCACAAGTTGCAAAGGTAGGAAGTGCACTCCATCTCCGTCGTACTAGTCCAGTATCTGCGGTGGTCagagatgcccataaccttctccaggaagaCCACTGAGTGCACATCCCGGACCCTAGGTCTTACCCGCTGGTGGTGTGCCCCACCATTGACAGAGTCCTCTACTCCAAGATGCTGatcgatggcggcagcggcctcaacatcattttcaccGAGACCCCTGaagcgcatggacttcaactttgAGCAGCTCCATCCCTACGAAGACTATCCTATCAATCCTGCCGGTCACGTTCGGCACCCCCGACAACTACCGCACCGAGCACCTCACCTTTAAGGTTACCTGGTGGACTACCgatcactaaatccgacactaCCTACCCGGGTTCGAATCCTCGACTCTGCATAGGTGCTCGcttttttttggatttatttcaggatttatCCAGCgttattcttttagtggtagaCGACATGCTTAGTCTTTCGGAGGTGCTCCTAGGGGTAGATTTGCGTGCGTGTATTTATAGGGACGAGCGTCTGTGCGTGTATGTGGGTGTCTGCATCTGTACTGTGTGATTCAAAAAAAACTTCAGCAATAGTCTCTAAATCAGACCCTTCAAACACTAAATGGGACATGTCTCTATTTCTTGAGGGTCTTAAAACTTGCTCCAACCCTAGCAATAGCCCTCAATTCTTACCCTCTATTTTTCTTATGACAAGTGAGACCTGTTCATTAGTTACTAAGCATTCTATTTTATTTAGTTTTCTATTCTATCTCCTCTCCTTTTTGCCTCTTCTTTCTCTCATTCTTGGTCCGATGGCGATCTCAGCTCACCACAGTGGGCGAATGACCTCGAACCGGCTGGTGGATCCAGACGCTGCGTGGGGCGAAGGTGGGTGGGATGGAGTTGGACGAGAGACGCAAAGGGCAACAAGGGCAAAGTCAGGTAGcagggaaggagaaggaagaagggtggGTGGGTTGTGCCCATTCCCTAGAGAGTAGGTATGAGGGTGGACAGGGGATACGAAAACATCTAAAAATGGAGGGTCTATAGAGAGCCCATTGAAATACTTTTTTTAAAGCTTGATTGTTTAAATTTGCGGTAGAGTGTTtagagcaagtacattgctacacgtcagcggtctcataggtcatCTTCTaaagtgccacgtaggatttttgatgatgtggaggagagagagcgaggagagagaaagaggtcgttgtttcgTGAAACAACCGCCTCATAAGAggaattgtaggactacgagacaacttaataACCACCCTATAGTTTGAGTCATCTCCAAGATTTTAAATCTAGTGTCTATATCTTCTAAAATGCAATGAAATCTATTTTCTCCTATGTATAATCGAGGGtattattttgaaatttttgaGATCTAATTTTGCAACCTCGAGCATCATTAGCGGTTGTGTGCTGGCATCGGATATGAGAATTACACCAAAACTGGTTGGCATGGCTggatttcaactttttttttgaacgattGGCTAGATTTCACTTTGGTAACAGTTAATTATTACAATCATCGTCAAGAAGTTTTGTTAACAAAACTAATTCTCGATTTGGTATGTAGCCAGTTAAATTTGGCTAGGAACTAAAGAGTCTATGAGTTTAGCCAATTAGCATTCGACCATTCGTGTggtgtacatatttttttttggtacTGTACAATACAAATTAAATGGAAGACATAGTTCAGCTTCTCTCCCACCAAAAAAGGTCAAACAAATTAGATTAGACGAAGAACATTCACCGGTAGAGAAATGAACAGGTAGACAAACGACCATTAGTCCTGATTGGGAAACCGTTACTAATCATTTGGGAGTAAAGTTCCAACCTTTAGTTCATATATCTCGATTTTCCTTGCTGTTTTGGTCCAGCCTGAGTTGCTGTAACTTCTACTGTGATTTAGTTTGGAGcggttaaaaaaaatattagaaattctcGGAAGACCCCCCAACACGCACGTCGCAAGAAACGCGATTTTTTTAAGCAAAATATGCTCatgcatgggattcgaacccacaacctcaaaccacgcgtgtagcttccttaccatctcacttACACAACACATCTAATTGAATagaggatgcaatccttttataGTAACTtgtggggaccctttagtcccgatcgTGATGCCCGTGAGGCTGACCTCGGCACAGCATCTGGACGCCCTGATGAGCAATGGCAGCGGCAAGGCGTTCGTCGTCACTCCGCACGCCTGCGGCGCGCCAAGCATTCCTCCCGGGATGGCGGTCGCCGCGGAGGTGCACCCAACCGATGTGGTGGTTTCCGTTCCAGGTGGGCTATTCGGTTCGATGATCAACGGCAGCCTGCATGCAACGACGAACgccggctccgccgccaccagccacAACAAGGGCGCCGGTGACACTGTCCACGCGCGGATGCCAACCATCGCCGTCTCAGATGGGCTGGCCCCTTCCGTACGTCGAAATGGTTTTTGCTAAAGTCATAGATCGTTTCGCTTGCCTGCTCCTAGGCATATCTTCATCCCCTTAATAATGAAAGTGAACCTCCGCCAGTATATAATATAATGAAAAAATAAATCTTTGATGAAGATCAGGTATATGTGTTGCGTTGCCGTGCCATCATTACTAGGGACTTTAGGGACTTTAATACCGGTTTCGCAAACGGTACTAGTAGTTCGAtataccggttgaaataactggTACCAAAGGGtattaaatattaaaaaaatcatcctgccgccgccctccgcatGCCCAGCTGTGCTGCTTTCctccgcccaccgccaccgcccgcccccgcctccaTCCGCCCTCCACCCCCCGcccaccgcccccgccgccttcctccgcccgaccccgccgccttcctccaccCGCCCGTTGCTTCTCCCGCCTCCATCGTtcgctcggcctcgccgccttcctccacattcccgccgccgctcctgcctgTGCCTTCCTGCCACCCACCCTCACCGCCTTCCGCCactcccgcctccgccctctACCTACCGCTGCTCCCCACCCCTGCCCGCCCGCCGTGGCTGCTActgccgccgcctcacctcgtcccgccgctgctcctcactatGCCGGTAAGGGGTGAGCGGAGggtgaggggaggggaggcagtggATAGAGATCTAGCTAGCAGAAGGggagatagaggagagagagatagcAGCCGTGGTGGGGGGACGGATGGTGCATGTGCAGATAAGATAGGGGGCGGACGATGGGAAATAAAGACAACAGAAGGAGACGAGCGGCTGATGGAAGGCCTTTAGTACTAGATGGGGGCTCTACcaggtggagctcccacccgatactaaagggtgacctactaaagggtgacctttagtacaaGGTGAGCcccaacccggtactaaatgggggGCACGAGGTCCTCCTTGAAGACTATCCGttaggtccggtactaatgctcaacATTAGTACAACATTAGTACCGTGCCAAAATACAACCGGTATTGAACCTCGGGACGAAAGACcatttctctagtagtgcaCAGTGCATAGCCTATACTAATAAATCGATGAGAAGTGATATCTCTGCagctaaaaaaaagtaaaaagacCATCAAAACGTCGTCCTACATTCGCCACAATATACAGTAAGCAATATACGTACACATACATATTGTGTACGGTCCCATGGGCACATGCATATTATGACAAATTATTCTGTATGTGCACTTACGCTCCTCCCATGACTTTTCATGCTTTTGGAGCCAAATATAGAATGTACATTTTTGAAACATTATGGCGGTTACATGTATAAGCTCTTCCTTTTCGAAAGGAAGATCGAGTTTGTTCATTCGAAATGTTAAAACAAATGTTCATATCAAAAGGTTTTAGAAAGTCAAAACCAAACGGTACACTGGCACCACCCTATAGTTTGGGTCATCTCCAAAACatcaagggggtgtttgggagggggtgctaaattttagcacccctattttagtcacttttagcccctagtgctcccaaacacctaggttaaaatggaggggctaaattttagccctcataatccattagcctctcaagaggtgctaaaatggactaaaagtgctaaaagtggtccccctcatCCAAAATTCCACCCGgtaccctcccctctctcctcccccgcgctcttctctctccttcgcACCAGATCCCACGCACGCGGCGCCCAGGCTCACCGCGCagtgccccgccgccaccgccgcggccggcaccggcgccggcaccTGCCTGTCCATGTCGATGGAGAACTCGCCGCCCTTGTCGCTGCCCAGTGGCGCCTCCGACACCAGCACGCAGTCGTCCTGCCCGTCCAGGAGCAGGTGCAGCCGCAGTCGCACCGTGTccctgctgctcgccgccgactCCTGCCACGCCTCGAGCCGGCCCCACGTCTGCCAACTGTCCGACGACCCCGTGGTGCCGGTGCGCACGATGATCCACGCGCCTGGGTTGGACCGCGCCActgtgccgccgcctccgcctcgccgccgtcacctccggccggccccgcccgcccctgccgcctccgcgccgacccccgcctcctccggtcGGATCCGGCGGTGGCCATGCCGGCgctggccatggcgccggcgcccgcggctgcGGCGACCGGGCGCCTCAATGGAGGGCAAGCAGCAGGCCGGCGCCCTTCTGCGACCGCGGGGAGCGCTTCGGATTCGGCTTGTCGGCGGCGGCAGAATGATGcagcgaggtggcggcggtggagaccgCCAGAGCAGTCCGCCTCACCACCGCCGCTACAGCTGgatccgcgccgcgccggctcaTCCCCTGCCCTGCCGCCGCGTTACGCCGCCTCCTCGGCGTGCTCGCCGGtgccgctgctgccggccgCTTGCGCCCCGCGGCCACCCGAGAAGCCCCTGCTGAACACCGGCGGAGAGGAAAACGGTAGGAGGGGCAGCACAGCAGGGGCAAAAGGGACAttttacagaagaggtgctaaactttagccctcttcccaaacacccaatgtgctaaagtttagccctttcatttgagagggctaaagtttagccagggctaaattttagccccttcctcccaaacaggacctaaatcTAGTGTCTATATCTTCTAAAATACAATGAAATCTATTTTCTCCTATGTATAATCGAGGGtattattttgaatttttttagatCTATTTTTCTGGCATCGGATCAATGAGAATTACACCAAGACTAGTTGGCATGGCTGGATTTCACCTTTTTTTGAACGATTGGCTAGATTTCAGTTTTCATCATCAAGAAGTTTTGTTAACAAAACTAATTCTCGATTTGGTATGTAGCCAATTAACTTTGGCTAGGAACTAAAGAGTCGATGAGTTTAGCCAATTAGCATTCGACCATTCGTGCGGTGTACATATTTGTTTTTGGTACTGTACAATACAAATTAAATGGAAGCTAAGCCATAGTTCAGCTTCTCTCCTACGAAAAAAGTCAAACAAATTTGATTAGACGACGAACGTTCACAGTAGAGAAACGAGCATTAGTCCAAAAGGTTCCATATATCTCGGTTTTCCCAACTGGTAGTAAACGTCCAGCCTTTTGTCCCGAGTGTTTCACACTAAACGCGATTTTTTAAGCGAAACATGCTCGTGCGcagtgcgtgggattcgaacccacgaccaaaagcctcgcgcatagctttcttaccatctcacTTACATAACACATCTAGTTCAATagaggatgcaatccttttgtagtaacttaTGGGgatctttaatcccggttggtggacTAAAAGTCACCCTTTAGTGCGTGATGGCCGTGAGGCTGACCTCAGCACAGCATCTGGACGCCCTGATGAGCAATGGCAGCGGCAAGGCGTTCGTTGTCACTCCTCCGCACGCCTGCGGCGCGCCAACCATTCCTCCCGGGATGGCGGTCGCCGCGGAGGTGCACCCAACCGATGTGGTGGTTACCGTCGGTTCGATGACCAACGGCAGCCTGCATGCAACGACGAACgccggctccgccgccaccagccacAACAAGGGCGCCGGTGACACTGTCCACGCGCAGATGCCAACCATCGCCGCCTCAGATGGGCTGGCCCTTCTGTACGTCGAAATGGTTTTTGCTAAAGTCATAGATCGTTTCGCTTGCCTGCTCCTAGGCATATCTTCATCCGCTTAATAATGAAGGTGAACCTCCGCTAGTATATAATATAATGAAAAAATAAATCTGTGATGAAGGTCAGGTATATGGGTTGCGTTATCGTGCCATCATTACTAAGGATTTTAGTACCAGTTTCGCAACCGTTAGTAATAGTTCGGTACTAAGTACTAAagggaccctttagtaccggttgaaaaaCCTGGTAccaaagggtattaaaaaaattaaaaaaagcaaatcccccgccgccgccctctgcATGCTCAGccccgccaccctcctccgccCTCCCGCCTCAGACCTCCAGCGTATGNNNNNNNNNNNNNNNNNNNNNNNNNNNNNNNNNNNNNNNNNNNNNNNNNNNNNNNNNNNNNNNNNNNNNNNNNNNNNNNNNNNNNNNNNNNNNNNNNNNNNNNNNNNNNNNNNNNNNNNNNNNNNNNNNNNNNNNNNNNNNNNNNNNNNNNNNNNNNNNNNNACctcgcccgccgctgctcctcactgcacCGGTAAGGGGCAAGCGGAGGGAGGAGCCGAGGGAAGGCAGTGGATTGAGATCTAGCTTGCGGAAGGGGAGAtaaaggggagagagagatagcagcgggggtgggggggacgGATGGTGCATGTGAAGATAAGATAGCAGTGGGGAGGGGGACGGATGGGAAATAAAAGGCAGCAGAAAAGGACGAGCGGCGGTTGgaaggcctttagtaccggatgggggctctaccgggtggagctcccatccgatactaaagggtgacctttagtaccgtgccaggtggagcccccacccggtactaaacggGGGCACAAGGGCCTCCTCGGGGACTATCCGTTAggctcggtactaatgtgagcattagtaccgagccAAAATACATCCAGTATTGAGCGTCATGACGAAAGGTCATTTCTCTAGTAGTGCGGTGCGCATGGCCTATACTAATTAATCGATGAGAAGTGATATCTCTGCAGCTAAAAAAGTAAAAAGACCATCAAAACGTCATCCTACATTCGCCACAATAAACACTAAGCAATATATGTACACATACATATTGTGTACGGTCCCATGGGCACATGCATATTATGACAATTTATTCTGTACGTGCACTACAAATTAAATAGTACGCTCCTCCCATGACTTTTCATGCTTTTGGAGccaaatataaaatatatatttttgaaaCATTATGGCGGTTACATATATAAGCTCTTCCTTTTCAAAAGGAAGATCGAGTTTGTTCATTCGAAATGTTAATACAAATGTTCATATCAAAGGTTTTGGAAAGTCAAAACCAAACGGTACACGTGCACCACCCTATCTTCAAAATTTTAAATCTAGTGTCTATATCTTCTAAAATGCAATGAAATCTATTTTCTCCTATGTATAATCGAGGGtattattttgaaatttttgaGATCTAATTTTGCAACCTCGAGGATCATTAGCGGTTGTGTGCTGGCATCGGATATGAGAATTACACCAAAACTGGTTGGCATGGCTGGATTTCACTTTTTTTGAACGATTGGCTAGATTTCACTTTGGTAACAGTTAATTATTACAATCATCATCAAGAAGTTTTGTTAACAAAACTAATTGTGGATTTGGTATGTAGCCAGTTAACTTTGGCTAGGAGCTAAAGAGTCGATGAGTTTAGCCAATTAGCATTAGACCATTCGCGAACCAAGGTGAGCTACGGTCTTTCCGTGGTGTACATATTTTTTTACTGTACAATACAAATTAAACAAATTAAATGGAAGCTTAAGCCATAGTTCAACTTCTCTCCCACGAAAAAAGTCAAACAAATTCCGTGGTGTACATATTTTTTTGATACTGTACAGTACAAATTAAATGGAAGCTAGGCCATAGTTCAACTTCTCTCCCAcgaaaaaaatcaaacacatTTGATTAGACGACGAACCAGTGGTAGAGAaacgagcattagtcccggttgggaaacctaATAGATCTCAATTTTCCTAACCGGAATTAATCATTcgggactaagggggtgtttacttccaccttgctaaattttagttgctaaagtttagcaacttttagctgctaaactgccaaacacccttgctaaaactttctaaagttgagttgctaaagtttagcactttagcaagtttttgattgctaaaacttgctaaaaggtgggctggacaacatatacccctcatttattgcttgtctcccccctcctgcgcacctttaataagggtagataggtccttttacagctcattaaatgccttttagcaagagtatccaaacagctttgctaaagtttagcaacttttagcaactaaagtttagcaaggtggaagaaaacaggccctaaaggtcctaacctttagtcccaggtctttcacccgggactaaagccatatctttagtcccggttggtaaggttttgcgccaaaaaaatattagaaatcctAGGAGACCCCCCacacgtcgcaagtcacaagtcattCAATTTTTTCACCCGAAATATGCACGTGtccggtgcgtgggattcgaacccatgatgTCAAAACTCACGTGTAGCTTCCTtatcatctcacctacacagcacatctgactcgtggggaccctttagtcccttGGAGACTTTAGTtcgggtttgtaacaccaaccgggactaaaagtgaCTCCACGGATGAGCTTTTATTgaggatcacctttagtcccgggttcaaaaataatcgagatttttgttgaggatggaagttCCTTTTTCTACTTCTACTAGTGAACGTTATCATTCATGTGTATCGAAAGCAGCCCCGGCATCGAAACACCACCTCTCGCCTATAAATGGTGACCAAACCTTTCGCTGCAATGGCAACCACCAAGGCTGCAATGGCAACCAGCAAGATGCTTCTCCCGGTCACTCTCTGCTTCCTCCTCGTGCTCGCAGCGGAGAGCAAGGAGGACGATAATACTGTCGTCGTCTTCTACGGCACAGCGCGATGCAAGATCAACACCTCCAGGATCATCAGCAGTAAGTAAATTTATATGCTGGGTCAACAAGCTAATTAAACTTCTTTCACAAATCAAATGGCCCAAGAATAATAGACAATCATATGAGTTTGAGTTTGCTAACCACGCCTTCCACGCGGTCCGAATAATCGACAATCATATAACGTATGCATGCAGCGGAAGACTATGTACATGGCATCATAAATTTTACGCAAAAACATAGTTCCAAATTGtacatattattatgtatctggACATAAACTGTATCTAGACAAAAATTATGCaccaagaaaaattaaaatgacctacaatttggaatgcaGGGAGTAGCATTTTGCATGCCGTCGTCGTCTCATCACCGTGTGCGTGTGTGCAGATGCTCCTTTGCAGCTGGTGATCAACAACGCCACGATCCCCGGCACCGGCAGGACGACGAGCACGGGCCAGATCGTGATGGCCGTGAGCCTGACCTCGGCACAGCATCTGGACGCCCTGACGAGCAATGGCAGCGGCAAGGCGTTCCTTGTTGCTCCTCCGCACGCCTGCGGCGCGCCAAGCATTCCTCCCGGGATGGCAGTCGCCGTGGAGGTGCACCCAACCGATGTGGTTTCCGCCTCAGGTGGGCTACTCCGTCCGATGAACAACGGCGGCCTGCATGCAACGACgaacgccggcggcgccgccaccagccACAACAAGGGTGCCGGTGACACTGTCCATGCGCAG from Setaria italica strain Yugu1 chromosome II, Setaria_italica_v2.0, whole genome shotgun sequence encodes the following:
- the LOC101773443 gene encoding uncharacterized protein LOC101773443, with protein sequence MATTKAAMATSKMLLPVTLCFLLVLAAESKEDDNTVVVFYGTARCKINTSRIISNAPLQLVINNATIPGTGRTTSTGQIVMAVSLTSAQHLDALTSNGSGKAFLVAPPHACGAPSIPPGMAVAVEVHPTDVVSASGGLLRPMNNGGLHATTNAGGAATSHNKGAGDTVHAQMPAIAASDGLVLPDVQMVLAKVIDPFACLLLGFFVIG